The Nostoc cf. commune SO-36 genomic sequence GAGGTCGCTGAAAGTCTTGTCTGGTTGTTTGTCCAAATAACTTTCTACTTGCGCTAACAAGCTTTCATCAGCAAGCTCTGGGTTGAACGTGACGGATTTAACTACCTTTTTTGACCATTGGAACATCAGCTTTATGCCCTAGCAGCGCGATTGGAGGATAATTGTGCCTCTCCATAAATATACTGCCCCAAAGCATTCGCCTGTCGTGAAGGTGCTGCTAAATGAGCATTAATCTTTGCTTCTTTGAGCAAACGTTGAACGTCGTCCCAGAAGAACTCACCACCCCCGCCAGTGAGAATCACATCGGTGACACGTTCTGGCAACCAAGCTAGCACACGGCTACAGATTTCGCGCGAAAACATCTCTGTAAGGTTAGGAAGAAAATCATCTAGGTTGGTGGGCTTGCTAGCGCCTTTAGGACGGTAATAGCGTTCACCTCTGGGTTTGTTAACAGCAGAAATCAGCGCTAGAGATTGACTATCTGCTCCCTCGATTTCGGCAGACACAAGTTCATAAAACTTATTCATCCCAAAATCTTCGCTCCTAGAAGCACCTCTGGCAAAACGGAAGTTATCTACCATTAAAAGATCAACGGTTTGATGTCCAATATCGACGATCGCCACCGATATTTTTGTAAAATCCGGACTGCCAGGACTTTTCTTGGGTTGAGCTTCAGACCATAGCAGGCTGCCGTAGCCTTCTGGCATTACCCACACCTTACTAACATTCAGTGATACAGATTCGCCTCGGAAGTTCAACACATGAGGGCCACCGACTTGGCTAATCAACTGTGCTTTTTCCTTTTCAAATTGCTCTAAGGAAAGGAAAGGCAGACCCAGTACGACTGAGATATCATCTCTAAGTTTAAAGTATCCAGCACTTGCTAACACTTTTACTAGTGCAGACTCTACCTTAGATTGGCCTACTCCTAGATTCGCCCCAAAATCTG encodes the following:
- a CDS encoding ParM/StbA family protein, translating into MTDQPSAATPINAAAIPMNRVSASTPMNAVNNNPPKTGSVPGKTILSVDLGRTSTKTCVSREPGNVVFVPANVKQMSIEQVRGGVFEARATDPLMDLWLEYQGNGYAVGQLAADFGANLGVGQSKVESALVKVLASAGYFKLRDDISVVLGLPFLSLEQFEKEKAQLISQVGGPHVLNFRGESVSLNVSKVWVMPEGYGSLLWSEAQPKKSPGSPDFTKISVAIVDIGHQTVDLLMVDNFRFARGASRSEDFGMNKFYELVSAEIEGADSQSLALISAVNKPRGERYYRPKGASKPTNLDDFLPNLTEMFSREICSRVLAWLPERVTDVILTGGGGEFFWDDVQRLLKEAKINAHLAAPSRQANALGQYIYGEAQLSSNRAARA